A DNA window from Pseudomonas resinovorans NBRC 106553 contains the following coding sequences:
- the trmL gene encoding tRNA (uridine(34)/cytosine(34)/5-carboxymethylaminomethyluridine(34)-2'-O)-methyltransferase TrmL, with the protein MFHVILFQPEIPPNTGNIIRLCANSGCHLHLIEPLGFELDDKRLRRAGLDYHEYATLKRYADLESCLEALGQPRVFAFTTKGTRLYHEVAFEKGDAFLFGPESRGLPQEVREALPPEQRLRLPMRPNCRSLNLSNTVAVAVYEAWRQHDFSLE; encoded by the coding sequence ATGTTTCACGTCATCCTGTTCCAACCGGAAATTCCACCGAATACCGGCAACATTATCAGGCTGTGCGCCAATTCCGGCTGCCACCTGCACCTCATCGAACCCCTTGGCTTCGAGCTGGACGACAAGCGTCTGCGTCGCGCCGGCCTGGACTATCACGAGTACGCCACCCTCAAGCGCTACGCCGACCTGGAAAGCTGCCTGGAAGCCCTGGGCCAGCCCCGGGTCTTCGCGTTTACCACCAAAGGCACGCGGCTCTACCACGAGGTGGCCTTCGAGAAGGGCGATGCGTTCCTCTTCGGCCCGGAAAGCCGCGGCCTGCCCCAGGAGGTCCGCGAGGCCCTGCCGCCGGAGCAGCGCCTGCGCCTGCCCATGCGCCCGAACTGCCGCAGCCTGAACCTCTCCAACACGGTGGCCGTGGCGGTGTACGAGGCCTGGCGGCAGCATGATTTCAGCCTGGAGTGA
- the secB gene encoding protein-export chaperone SecB: MTEQAASNGANQNPQFSLQRIYVRDLSFEAPKSPEIFRQEWSPSVALDLNTRQKQLDGDFHEVVLTLSVTVKNGEETAFIAEVQQAGIFLIKGLDAASMSHTLGAFCPNILFPYARETLDSLVVRGSFPALMLSPVNFDALYAQELARLQAAGEAQA, from the coding sequence ATGACCGAACAAGCAGCAAGCAACGGCGCCAACCAGAATCCTCAGTTCTCCCTGCAGCGCATCTACGTGCGCGACCTGTCCTTCGAAGCGCCGAAGAGCCCGGAAATCTTCCGTCAGGAGTGGTCGCCGAGCGTCGCCCTGGACCTGAACACCCGTCAGAAGCAGCTGGACGGCGACTTCCACGAAGTCGTGCTGACCCTGTCCGTGACCGTGAAGAACGGCGAAGAAACCGCCTTCATCGCTGAAGTCCAGCAGGCCGGTATCTTCCTGATCAAGGGCCTGGACGCGGCTTCCATGAGCCACACCCTGGGTGCCTTCTGCCCGAACATCCTGTTCCCCTACGCCCGTGAAACCCTGGACAGCCTGGTTGTCCGTGGCTCCTTCCCGGCGCTGATGCTGTCTCCGGTGAACTTCGACGCCCTGTACGCGCAAGAACTGGCGCGCCTGCAGGCCGCTGGCGAAGCCCAGGCCTGA
- the grxC gene encoding glutaredoxin 3, translating into MAEIVVYSSAWCPFCVRAKHLLDSKGVRFEEIIVDGNPAIRAEMTRKAGRTSVPQIWIGQTHVGGCDDLYALERAGKLDALIQASPQTETH; encoded by the coding sequence ATGGCCGAGATCGTCGTCTATTCGAGCGCCTGGTGCCCGTTTTGCGTCCGCGCCAAGCACCTGCTGGACAGCAAGGGCGTTCGCTTTGAGGAGATCATCGTCGATGGCAACCCCGCAATTCGCGCCGAGATGACCCGCAAGGCCGGGCGCACCTCGGTGCCGCAGATCTGGATCGGCCAGACCCATGTGGGTGGCTGTGACGACCTGTACGCTCTGGAGCGCGCCGGCAAGCTCGACGCGCTGATCCAGGCCAGCCCGCAAACGGAAACGCACTAG
- a CDS encoding rhodanese-like domain-containing protein, which yields MLAHLIEFATNHYVLSGSFVLLLALLLAHELRRSGRAVSTRELTSLVNGGQAVVLDVRANKDFSTGHIVDALNIPYEKLTSRIVELEKHKDKAIIVVDAMGQHAGSVCRDLKKAGFNALKLSGGIGSWRGDNLPLVK from the coding sequence ATGCTCGCTCATCTGATTGAATTTGCCACTAACCACTATGTACTGAGTGGATCGTTCGTTTTGCTGCTGGCCCTGCTGCTCGCCCACGAACTGCGCCGCAGCGGCCGCGCCGTCTCCACCCGTGAACTCACCAGTCTGGTCAACGGCGGCCAGGCCGTGGTGCTGGATGTGCGCGCCAACAAGGATTTCTCCACCGGTCATATCGTCGATGCGCTGAACATTCCCTATGAGAAGCTGACCAGCCGCATCGTCGAGCTGGAGAAGCACAAGGACAAGGCCATCATCGTGGTCGACGCCATGGGCCAGCACGCCGGCAGCGTCTGCCGCGACCTGAAGAAGGCCGGTTTCAACGCCCTCAAGCTGTCCGGCGGGATTGGCAGCTGGCGTGGCGACAACCTGCCGCTGGTGAAGTGA
- the gpmI gene encoding 2,3-bisphosphoglycerate-independent phosphoglycerate mutase — protein MTATPKPLVLIILDGFGHSDSPEYNAIHAASTPVYDRLRATQPHGLISGSGMDVGLPDGQMGNSEVGHMNLGAGRVVYQDFTRVTKSIRDGDFFTNPQITAAVDKAVAAGKAVHFMGLLSDGGVHSHQDHLVAMAELAAQRGAEKIYLHAFLDGRDTPPKSAEPSIKLLDDAFARLGKGRIASLIGRYFAMDRDNRWDRVEAAYNLITEGRAEFSAASACEGLAAAYERGESDEFVKATRIGEQVKVEDGDAVVFMNFRADRARELSRAFVEPGFKEFPRQRELQLAGYVMLTQYAASIPAPSAFKPESLNNVLGEYLAKNGKTQLRIAETEKYAHVTFFFSGGREEPFEGEERILIPSPKVATYDLQPEMSAPEVTDKIVDAIENQRYDVIVVNYANGDMVGHTGVFEAAVKAVECLDGCVGRIVEALDKVGGEALITADHGNVEQMEDEMTGQAHTAHTCEPVPFIYVGKRPARIREGGVLADVAPTLLTLMGLPVPAEMTGTTIVELQ, from the coding sequence ATGACAGCCACGCCCAAACCCCTGGTCCTGATCATCCTGGACGGTTTCGGCCACAGTGACAGCCCCGAATACAACGCCATCCATGCCGCCAGCACGCCGGTCTACGACCGCCTGCGCGCCACCCAGCCCCATGGCCTGATTTCCGGCAGCGGCATGGACGTCGGCCTGCCCGACGGCCAGATGGGCAACTCCGAGGTCGGCCACATGAACCTGGGCGCCGGCCGCGTGGTGTACCAGGACTTCACCCGCGTGACCAAGTCGATCCGCGACGGTGACTTCTTCACCAATCCGCAGATCACCGCCGCCGTGGACAAGGCCGTGGCCGCCGGCAAGGCCGTGCACTTCATGGGCCTGCTGTCCGACGGTGGCGTGCACAGCCACCAGGACCACCTGGTCGCCATGGCCGAGCTGGCCGCCCAGCGCGGCGCCGAGAAGATCTACCTGCACGCCTTCCTCGACGGCCGCGACACCCCGCCCAAGAGCGCCGAGCCCTCCATCAAGCTGCTCGACGATGCGTTCGCCCGCCTGGGCAAGGGCCGCATCGCCAGCCTGATCGGCCGCTACTTCGCCATGGACCGCGACAACCGCTGGGACCGCGTCGAAGCCGCCTACAACCTGATCACCGAAGGCCGGGCCGAGTTCTCCGCCGCTTCGGCCTGTGAAGGCCTGGCCGCCGCCTACGAGCGCGGCGAGAGCGACGAGTTCGTCAAGGCCACCCGCATCGGCGAGCAGGTGAAGGTGGAGGACGGCGACGCCGTGGTCTTCATGAACTTCCGCGCCGACCGCGCCCGCGAGCTGTCCCGCGCCTTCGTCGAGCCGGGCTTCAAGGAATTCCCGCGCCAACGCGAACTGCAACTGGCCGGCTACGTGATGCTGACCCAGTACGCGGCGAGCATCCCCGCCCCCAGCGCCTTCAAGCCCGAGTCCCTGAACAACGTCCTGGGCGAGTACCTGGCCAAGAACGGCAAGACCCAGCTGCGCATCGCCGAAACCGAGAAGTACGCCCACGTGACCTTCTTCTTCTCCGGCGGTCGCGAAGAGCCCTTCGAAGGCGAAGAACGCATCCTGATCCCGTCTCCCAAGGTCGCCACCTATGACCTGCAGCCGGAAATGAGCGCCCCGGAAGTCACCGACAAGATCGTCGACGCCATCGAGAACCAGCGCTACGACGTGATCGTGGTGAACTACGCCAATGGCGACATGGTCGGCCACACCGGCGTGTTCGAGGCGGCGGTCAAGGCCGTGGAATGCCTGGACGGCTGCGTCGGCCGCATCGTCGAGGCCCTGGACAAGGTGGGCGGCGAAGCGCTGATCACCGCCGACCACGGCAACGTCGAGCAGATGGAAGACGAGATGACCGGCCAGGCCCACACCGCCCACACCTGTGAGCCGGTGCCCTTCATCTATGTAGGCAAGCGTCCGGCGCGGATCCGCGAAGGCGGCGTGCTGGCCGATGTGGCGCCGACCCTGCTGACCCTGATGGGTCTGCCGGTACCGGCCGAGATGACCGGCACGACCATCGTCGAGCTGCAATGA
- a CDS encoding ISL3 family transposase, which translates to MNPIDLAQFWPGYEVVACRQATHDTLLIELEPQAGSLPKCGRCHQDCPLIHERRIRQVRDRDLLDQRVLLQLPVRRVDCLDCGRVTERIDWLEPASRLTQRLRLWLEGLLQLLPISHVSRLTGLHWHTLKTLDKRRLEAAVGTFEPGEVRRLVMDEFALHKGHRYATVIMDAERTRVLWVGHGNSREAIRPFFELLGEHCRQIEAVAMDMNTAFDLEVKRHCPQAEVVYDLFHVVARYGRDVIDRIRVDQANRLREDKPARKVVKQSRWLLLRNRENLKGGQAVQLQELLAANQPLATAYVLKDALKEIWYAPSVQDGWRRWRTWLRHARDSGLAPLQRFARNLKRYARGILASARFPLHTSQLEGVNNRIKVIKRMAYGFRDSAYFFLKIKAAFPGKAR; encoded by the coding sequence GTGAATCCTATTGATCTTGCCCAGTTCTGGCCAGGCTACGAGGTCGTCGCCTGTCGCCAAGCCACTCACGACACCCTGCTGATTGAGCTCGAACCTCAAGCCGGCTCCCTCCCCAAATGTGGCCGCTGTCACCAAGACTGCCCGCTGATCCACGAGCGGCGAATCCGCCAGGTGCGTGACCGTGACCTGCTGGATCAGCGCGTGCTGCTCCAACTGCCGGTGCGTCGCGTCGATTGCCTGGATTGTGGGCGGGTGACCGAGCGGATTGACTGGCTGGAGCCGGCCTCCCGCTTGACCCAGCGGCTGCGCCTCTGGCTCGAGGGCTTGCTGCAACTGTTGCCGATCAGCCATGTCAGCCGCCTCACTGGCCTGCACTGGCACACCCTCAAGACGCTCGACAAGCGCCGCCTCGAGGCGGCCGTGGGGACCTTTGAGCCCGGTGAGGTGCGGCGGCTGGTGATGGACGAGTTCGCCCTGCACAAGGGGCATCGTTACGCCACGGTGATCATGGATGCCGAGCGCACGCGGGTGCTGTGGGTCGGGCATGGCAACAGCCGTGAGGCGATCCGTCCGTTCTTCGAATTGCTCGGCGAGCACTGCCGGCAGATCGAGGCGGTGGCCATGGACATGAACACCGCCTTCGACCTCGAGGTGAAACGGCATTGCCCGCAGGCCGAGGTGGTGTACGACCTGTTCCACGTGGTGGCGCGCTACGGCCGGGACGTGATCGACCGGATCCGGGTCGACCAGGCCAACCGCCTGCGCGAAGACAAACCGGCGCGCAAGGTGGTCAAGCAGAGCCGCTGGCTGCTGCTGCGCAATCGCGAAAACCTCAAGGGCGGACAGGCCGTGCAGTTGCAGGAATTGCTCGCGGCCAACCAGCCACTGGCCACGGCCTACGTGCTCAAGGATGCATTAAAGGAAATCTGGTACGCCCCCAGTGTGCAGGACGGCTGGCGGCGCTGGCGAACCTGGCTGCGGCACGCCCGGGACAGCGGCTTGGCGCCGCTCCAACGCTTTGCCAGGAACCTCAAGCGTTACGCGCGCGGCATCCTCGCCAGCGCCCGTTTCCCCTTGCACACCAGCCAGCTGGAAGGGGTGAACAACCGCATCAAAGTGATCAAGCGCATGGCCTATGGCTTCCGCGACTCGGCCTACTTCTTCCTGAAAATCAAGGCCGCCTTCCCCGGGAAAGCGCGATGA
- a CDS encoding murein hydrolase activator EnvC: MFRALALVILASLAVPAMADQRAETQQQLDQAAKDVTELKKLLQQLKQEKSGVQADLKKTETEMGNLEQQVKDLQQELQNSEGEIKRLDEEKKKLQDARTEQQRLIGIQARAAYQSGQQEYVKLLLNQQHPEKFARTLTYYDYLSKARLEQLAAFNETLRQLANVEQEITAQQDQLNEQKAALEGRREQLATARKERQQALAKLNRDVNERDKKLKTRQQDQTQLAKVLKTIEETLARQAREAREAEEARKRALAEEQRQLRERPAGSPARATSGPLVSSSGTNFGGPFAKARGQLPWPVDGRLVARFGSARGGDSRAKWDGVLIGAAEGSAVRAVHGGRVVFADWLRGAGLLVILDHGNGYLSLYGHNQRLLKNAGDIVKAGESIATVGTSGGQDTPALYFAIRQQGRPSDPAQWCRAQG, translated from the coding sequence ATGTTTCGCGCCCTCGCCCTCGTTATTCTCGCCAGCCTCGCCGTTCCGGCCATGGCCGACCAGCGCGCCGAAACCCAGCAGCAGCTGGACCAGGCCGCCAAGGATGTCACCGAGCTGAAGAAGCTCCTGCAGCAGTTGAAGCAGGAGAAATCCGGTGTCCAGGCGGACCTGAAGAAAACCGAAACCGAAATGGGCAACCTGGAACAGCAGGTCAAGGACCTGCAGCAGGAGCTGCAGAACAGCGAAGGCGAGATCAAGCGCCTGGACGAAGAGAAAAAAAAACTCCAGGACGCGCGCACTGAGCAGCAACGCCTGATCGGCATCCAGGCCCGCGCCGCCTACCAGAGCGGCCAGCAGGAATACGTCAAGCTGCTGCTCAACCAGCAGCATCCCGAGAAATTCGCCCGCACCCTCACCTACTACGACTACTTGAGCAAGGCGCGCCTGGAGCAACTCGCGGCCTTCAACGAGACCCTGCGCCAGCTGGCCAACGTCGAGCAGGAAATCACCGCCCAACAGGACCAGCTCAATGAGCAGAAGGCCGCCCTAGAGGGCCGCCGCGAGCAGTTGGCCACGGCGCGCAAGGAACGCCAGCAGGCACTGGCCAAGCTCAATCGCGACGTGAACGAGCGCGACAAGAAACTCAAGACCCGCCAGCAGGACCAGACCCAACTGGCCAAGGTGCTCAAGACCATCGAGGAAACCCTGGCCCGCCAGGCACGCGAAGCCCGCGAGGCCGAGGAGGCGCGCAAGCGCGCACTCGCCGAAGAGCAGCGCCAGCTGCGCGAGCGCCCCGCCGGCAGCCCCGCCCGCGCCACCAGCGGTCCGCTGGTGTCCAGCAGCGGCACCAATTTCGGCGGCCCCTTCGCCAAGGCCCGTGGCCAGCTGCCCTGGCCGGTGGACGGCCGCCTGGTGGCGCGCTTCGGTTCGGCCCGGGGCGGCGACTCGCGCGCCAAATGGGACGGCGTGCTGATCGGCGCCGCGGAAGGCAGCGCCGTGCGCGCGGTGCATGGCGGCCGCGTGGTTTTTGCCGATTGGTTGCGCGGCGCCGGGCTTCTGGTCATTCTCGACCATGGCAACGGCTATCTGAGCCTCTACGGGCACAACCAGCGTTTACTGAAAAATGCCGGCGATATCGTCAAAGCGGGCGAATCCATCGCCACCGTCGGCACCAGCGGCGGGCAGGATACGCCTGCTCTGTACTTCGCCATTCGCCAGCAGGGCCGGCCGTCCGACCCCGCACAGTGGTGCCGCGCGCAAGGATAG
- a CDS encoding S41 family peptidase translates to MPHLSRLTSLALAMALLGCAPQLLAAEEPESLPATAVSGKAPLPLDELRTFAEVLDRIKSSYVEPVDDKTLLENAIKGMLSNLDPHSTYLEPEDFEELQESTSGEFGGLGIEVGTEDGFIKVVSPIDDTPASKAGIQPGDLIVKIDGQPTKGISLMEAVDKMRGKIGSKINLTVVRDGGKPFDVELMRAAIKVKSVKSELLDKGYGYLRITQFQVNTGEEVAKALAKLKKENGGRLSGLVLDLRNNPGGVLQSAVEVSDHFLKKGLIVYTKGRIANSELRFSADSADASEGVPLVVLINGGSASAAEIVAGALQDHKRGVLMGTDSFGKGSVQTVLPLNNDRALKLTTALYYTPSGRSIQAQGIVPDVEVPRAKVTREQDAETFKEADLAGHLGNGNGGADRPSTSKKAAGPRLQDDDYQLSQALNLLKGLNVTREN, encoded by the coding sequence ATGCCGCATTTGTCCCGCCTCACTTCCCTGGCCTTGGCAATGGCCCTGCTCGGCTGCGCCCCACAGCTGCTGGCCGCCGAGGAGCCGGAAAGCCTCCCCGCCACGGCGGTGAGCGGCAAGGCGCCGCTGCCGCTGGATGAGCTGCGAACCTTCGCCGAGGTGCTGGACCGCATCAAGTCCTCCTACGTCGAGCCGGTGGACGACAAGACCCTGCTGGAGAATGCCATCAAGGGCATGCTCAGCAACCTCGACCCGCACTCGACCTACCTGGAGCCGGAAGACTTCGAGGAGCTGCAGGAAAGCACCAGCGGCGAATTCGGTGGCCTGGGGATCGAGGTCGGCACCGAAGACGGCTTCATCAAGGTGGTGTCCCCCATCGACGACACCCCGGCGTCCAAGGCGGGCATCCAGCCTGGCGACCTGATCGTGAAGATCGACGGGCAGCCGACCAAGGGCATCTCGCTGATGGAAGCGGTGGACAAGATGCGCGGCAAGATCGGCAGCAAGATCAACCTGACCGTGGTGCGCGACGGCGGCAAGCCCTTCGATGTCGAACTGATGCGCGCGGCCATCAAGGTCAAGAGCGTGAAGAGCGAGCTGCTGGACAAGGGCTACGGCTACCTGCGCATCACCCAGTTCCAGGTCAACACGGGCGAGGAAGTCGCCAAGGCCCTGGCCAAGCTGAAGAAGGAAAACGGCGGACGCCTGAGCGGTCTGGTGCTGGACCTGCGCAACAACCCCGGCGGCGTACTGCAGTCGGCGGTGGAGGTGTCCGACCACTTCCTGAAGAAAGGCCTGATCGTCTACACCAAGGGACGCATCGCCAACTCCGAGCTGCGCTTCTCCGCCGACTCCGCCGATGCCAGCGAAGGCGTACCCCTGGTGGTGCTGATCAACGGCGGCAGCGCCTCGGCCGCCGAGATCGTCGCCGGCGCCCTGCAGGACCACAAGCGTGGCGTCCTGATGGGGACCGACAGCTTCGGCAAGGGCTCGGTACAGACCGTGCTGCCGCTGAACAACGACCGCGCCCTGAAGCTGACCACCGCGCTCTACTACACCCCGAGCGGCCGCTCCATCCAGGCCCAGGGCATCGTCCCGGACGTCGAGGTGCCGCGCGCCAAGGTCACCCGCGAACAGGACGCCGAGACCTTCAAGGAAGCCGACCTCGCCGGCCACCTCGGCAATGGCAACGGCGGCGCCGACCGCCCGAGCACGAGCAAGAAGGCCGCCGGCCCGCGCCTGCAGGATGACGACTACCAGCTGAGCCAGGCCCTGAACCTGCTGAAAGGCCTGAACGTCACCCGCGAGAACTGA
- a CDS encoding divergent polysaccharide deacetylase family protein yields MRRGAWLLALCLSATAAGAWAAPLARLALVIDDLGQTPARDQRVLALPGPVALSILPDTRHSRELAEAAHQAGKTVMLHLPMDPANGPYAWHPELPSAELERRLDAALHQVPHARGLNNHMGSRMTSQRPAMARLMQRLQREHRFFIDSRTSAATVAAAEAQKAGLASLSRDVFLDDDQSPAAVAAQFEAALNLARKQGSALMIGHPHPATLELLERELPRLKARGFELIDVEMLIALRSNRAMAAHGKAGIYR; encoded by the coding sequence ATGCGCCGGGGTGCCTGGCTGCTGGCGCTCTGCCTGAGTGCGACGGCAGCCGGTGCCTGGGCCGCCCCCCTCGCACGTCTGGCCCTGGTGATCGACGACCTCGGCCAGACTCCCGCCCGCGACCAGCGCGTACTGGCCCTGCCCGGCCCGGTGGCGCTGTCCATCCTCCCCGATACCCGCCACTCCCGCGAACTCGCCGAAGCCGCCCACCAGGCCGGCAAGACGGTGATGCTGCACCTGCCCATGGACCCGGCCAACGGCCCGTATGCCTGGCACCCGGAACTGCCCAGCGCCGAGCTGGAGCGTCGCCTGGACGCCGCCCTGCACCAGGTGCCCCATGCCCGAGGCCTGAACAATCACATGGGCAGCCGCATGACCTCCCAGCGCCCGGCCATGGCCCGACTGATGCAGCGCCTGCAGCGTGAGCACCGCTTCTTCATCGACAGCCGCACCAGCGCCGCCACCGTGGCCGCCGCCGAAGCGCAGAAGGCCGGCCTGGCGAGCCTGTCGCGGGACGTATTCCTCGATGACGACCAAAGCCCGGCGGCGGTCGCCGCCCAGTTCGAGGCAGCGCTCAACCTGGCGCGCAAGCAGGGTTCGGCGCTGATGATCGGCCATCCGCACCCGGCCACCCTGGAATTGCTCGAACGCGAACTGCCGCGCCTGAAAGCCCGCGGGTTCGAACTGATCGATGTGGAAATGCTGATCGCCCTGCGCAGCAACCGCGCCATGGCGGCCCATGGCAAGGCGGGGATCTACCGGTAG
- a CDS encoding ABC transporter substrate-binding protein, with translation MQKLIQRACTLGLMFLALSARAELPADYKVVLLTENFPPFNMAVDDKNFARDDGIDGISADIVREMFKRADINYSLTLRFPWDRLYRLTLDKPNYGLFSTTYTPERQPLFKWVGPIAKTEWVLLAAPGNNLAVPDLKSASQYRIGAYKNDAVSQHLESQGMAPQNALRDQENVKKLIKGQIDLWATTDPVGRYLAKQEGVTGLQTVLRFNSAELYLAFNKDTPDEVIERLQKALDQMRSDGFVDEITQNYL, from the coding sequence ATGCAGAAACTGATCCAACGCGCCTGTACGCTGGGCCTGATGTTCCTGGCCCTTTCGGCGCGCGCCGAATTGCCGGCGGACTACAAGGTGGTGTTGCTCACCGAAAACTTCCCGCCCTTCAACATGGCGGTGGATGACAAGAACTTCGCCCGCGACGACGGCATCGACGGCATCAGCGCCGATATCGTCCGCGAGATGTTCAAGCGTGCCGACATCAACTACAGCCTGACCCTGCGCTTCCCCTGGGATCGCCTGTACCGCCTGACCCTGGACAAGCCCAACTACGGCCTGTTCTCCACCACCTACACCCCCGAGCGCCAACCGCTGTTCAAATGGGTTGGGCCGATCGCCAAGACCGAATGGGTGCTGCTGGCCGCGCCGGGTAACAACCTCGCTGTCCCGGACCTGAAGAGCGCGTCCCAGTACCGCATCGGCGCCTACAAGAACGACGCCGTGAGCCAGCACCTGGAAAGCCAGGGCATGGCGCCGCAGAACGCCCTGCGCGACCAGGAAAACGTGAAGAAGCTGATCAAGGGGCAGATCGACCTCTGGGCCACCACCGACCCGGTGGGCCGCTACCTGGCCAAGCAGGAAGGCGTGACCGGCCTGCAGACCGTGCTGCGCTTCAACAGCGCCGAGCTCTACCTGGCGTTCAACAAGGACACGCCGGACGAGGTCATCGAGCGCCTGCAGAAGGCCCTCGATCAGATGCGCAGCGACGGTTTCGTCGACGAGATCACCCAGAACTACCTCTGA
- a CDS encoding ABC transporter substrate-binding protein yields the protein MSKRLLLALAGTLMVLAGAARAEVDENYSVVLLTENFPPYNMSINGKNFAQEDNIDGIAVDIVREMFKRAGVKYSLTLRFPWDRIYKLAMDKPGYGVFVTARLPEREQSFKWVGPIGPDDWIMLARGDSQITLGSLDDARKYKVGAYKGDAIAEYLTQQKLEPLTALRDQENARKLEKGQIDLWATGDPAGRYLAKQEGVGGLKTVLRFNQAELYLALNKEVPDEVVSKLQTALDQMRTEGYVDEILNSYL from the coding sequence ATGTCGAAACGCCTGCTGCTGGCCCTGGCCGGTACTCTGATGGTGCTTGCCGGCGCGGCCCGCGCCGAAGTGGATGAGAACTACAGTGTCGTTCTCCTGACCGAAAACTTCCCGCCCTACAACATGTCGATCAACGGGAAGAACTTCGCCCAGGAAGACAATATCGATGGCATCGCCGTCGATATCGTGCGTGAGATGTTCAAGCGCGCGGGGGTCAAGTACAGCCTGACCCTGCGCTTCCCCTGGGACCGTATCTACAAGCTGGCGATGGACAAGCCGGGGTATGGCGTGTTCGTCACCGCGCGGCTGCCGGAGCGCGAGCAGTCCTTCAAGTGGGTCGGCCCGATCGGTCCGGACGACTGGATCATGCTGGCCCGTGGCGATAGCCAGATCACCCTCGGCAGCCTGGACGATGCCCGCAAGTACAAGGTGGGCGCCTACAAGGGCGACGCCATCGCCGAATACCTGACGCAGCAGAAGCTCGAACCCCTCACCGCCCTGCGCGACCAGGAAAACGCCCGCAAGCTGGAGAAGGGCCAGATCGACCTCTGGGCCACCGGCGACCCGGCCGGCCGCTACCTGGCCAAGCAGGAAGGTGTGGGCGGACTGAAGACCGTGTTGCGCTTCAACCAGGCCGAACTCTACCTCGCGCTGAACAAGGAAGTGCCGGACGAGGTGGTGAGCAAGCTCCAGACCGCACTGGATCAGATGCGGACTGAGGGCTACGTCGACGAAATCCTCAACAGTTATCTGTAA
- the hisF gene encoding imidazole glycerol phosphate synthase subunit HisF, producing MALAKRIIPCLDVDNGRVVKGVKFENIRDAGDPVEIARRYDEQGADEITFLDITASVDGRDTTLHTVERMASQVFIPLTVGGGVRTVQDIRNLLNAGADKVSINTAAVFTPEFVGEAASRFGSQCIVVAIDAKKVSAPGEVPRWEIFTHGGRKPTGLDAVAWAKKMEDLGAGEILLTSMDQDGVKSGYDLGVTRAISESVGIPVIASGGVGNLEHLAAGILEGKADAVLAASIFHFGEYTVPEAKAYLASRGILVR from the coding sequence ATGGCTCTGGCAAAACGCATCATCCCTTGCCTCGACGTGGACAACGGCCGCGTGGTCAAGGGCGTCAAGTTCGAGAACATCCGCGACGCCGGCGACCCGGTGGAAATCGCCCGTCGCTATGATGAGCAGGGCGCCGACGAGATCACCTTCCTCGACATCACCGCCAGCGTCGACGGCCGCGACACCACGTTGCACACCGTGGAGCGCATGGCCAGCCAGGTGTTCATCCCGCTGACCGTGGGCGGCGGCGTGCGTACCGTGCAGGACATCCGCAACCTGCTCAACGCCGGTGCCGACAAGGTGTCGATCAACACCGCCGCGGTGTTCACCCCCGAGTTCGTCGGCGAGGCGGCTTCGCGCTTCGGTTCCCAGTGCATCGTGGTCGCCATCGACGCCAAGAAAGTGTCGGCACCGGGCGAAGTTCCGCGCTGGGAAATCTTCACCCATGGCGGGCGCAAGCCCACCGGCCTCGACGCCGTGGCCTGGGCGAAAAAGATGGAAGACCTGGGCGCCGGTGAGATCCTACTCACCAGCATGGACCAGGACGGCGTGAAGAGCGGTTATGACCTGGGCGTCACCCGCGCCATCAGCGAGAGCGTCGGCATTCCGGTGATCGCCTCCGGCGGCGTGGGCAATCTCGAGCACCTGGCCGCCGGCATCCTCGAAGGCAAGGCCGACGCCGTTCTGGCGGCGAGCATCTTCCACTTCGGCGAATACACCGTGCCCGAAGCCAAGGCCTATCTGGCCAGTCGCGGAATCCTCGTGCGCTGA